From Rhea pennata isolate bPtePen1 chromosome 26, bPtePen1.pri, whole genome shotgun sequence, the proteins below share one genomic window:
- the EPOP gene encoding elongin BC and Polycomb repressive complex 2-associated protein, which yields MFLTCEGTFGIVPATMDYNGEARPGDFHAGYQEIEGINLGYLQINGTQMFALAQVLSDLFKDIPRTTISKKMETLKIKSRRCDLKELRTLKAINSVPTRAVKCSLISKADLEALCTSCKSLSPRRRKRKRKSKRREQLLLQDPGELFGCPRPQLLPPCRAGGCCGPEAPGRPKLPPGFGKPRSAPAALLPQPFHRAFPGYEKAPRGRKGYGLAGRGGLFAGVLGGFPRDLALLHAAGAHPAAQAAALAEPGRRKRGPCCAKGLFPEEKRPGAARKGRSSVFPGSKRQGTSAGYSSDSDSSLDFGGSSPATSSDSSEEEEEEEEEEEEGDTSCSSEEGSSSESESSSLCSGDSVQSTRYRQAALPRFQPQTPREPVGDERAAEPPPSVGKALRPDPSLLFLSQQLWARTSRTSTLESLSPALALGSGAQPQPELYAKQEASPSSSSSSPPPSPSSTPGGDLQQKEGGFGDAEPSAKGKDLHKDASNNRASLGPSDQAERQIEALAGRSASQEPAPGSDPQPAAQEPAGSLSPEPPGDLGEPRREHFDRLIRQSKLWCYAKGFSVDGKSLRHGGRTEPCKAAELKSPGSKRAESPSTLSNKALKGNGSERNAKRRRLARGAEAERQQSSSKGRPQKTQRRNAKKGNTHCKRLGSAGPTPPRNSFSLMGNFPCIPSLVVGEDGDLCPASSLGVKNSWALSKTHPLWSWHLGGNAIPVPPSLKFRGFSLEDL from the coding sequence ATGTTCCTGACCTGCGAAGGGACCTTCGGAATTGTTCCAGCTACCATGGATTACAATGGGGAAGCCAGGCCGGGGGATTTTCATGCTGGCTATCAAGAAATCGAAGGGATAAACTTGGGATACTTACAGATCAATGGCACCCAGATGTTTGCATTGGCCCAGGTCCTCAGCGACCTGTTTAAGGATATCCCCAGGACCACCATCAGCAAGAAGATGGAAACCTTAAAGATCAAGAGCCGACGCTGCGATCTCAAAGAGCTCCGGACCCTCAAAGCCATCAACTCCGTGCCCACCCGCGCGGTGAAATGCTCGCTCATATCCAAGGCGGACCTGGAGGCTCTCTGCACCTCCTGCAAGAGCCTCAGCCCCcgcaggaggaagaggaaaaggaagagcaagaggagggagcagctgctgctgcaggacccGGGGGAGCTCTtcggctgcccccggccccagcTGCTGCCGCCCTGCCGAgccggcggctgctgcggccCCGAGGCGCCCGGGCGCCCCAAGCTGCCCCCCGGCTTCGGCAAGCCGCGCTcggcgccggccgcgctgctgccgcagcccTTCCACCGCGCCTTCCCCGGCTATGAGAAGGCCCCGCGGGGCAGGAAGGGCTACGGCCtggcgggccgcggcgggctcTTCGCGGGCGTCCTCGGCGGCTTCCCGCGGGACCTGGCGCTGCTCCACGCCGCGGGCGCGCACCCCGCCGCGCaggcggccgcgctcgccgaGCCGGGCCGCCGCAAGCGGGGCCCCTGCTGCGCCAAAGGGCTCTTCCCGGAGGAGaagcgccccggggccgccagGAAGGGCCGCTCCTCCGTCTTCCCCGGCTCCAAGCGGCAGGGCACCTCCGCCGGCTACTCCAGCGACTCGGACTCCAGCCTGGACTTCGGCGGGTCCAGCCCCGCCACCTCCAGCGACTCgtcggaggaggaggaagaggaggaggaggaggaggaggaaggggacaCGTCGTGCAGCAGCGAGGAAGGCAGCTCCTCGGAGTCGGAGAGCAGCTCGCTGTGCAGCGGGGACTCGGTGCAGAGCACCCGGTACAGGCAGGCGGCTCTGCCCCGCTTCCAGCCCCAAACCCCCCGGGAGCCCGTCGGCGACGAGCGAGCCGCGGAGCCGCCTCCGAGCGTGGGCAAAGCCCTGCGCCCCGACcccagcctcctcttcctctcgCAGCAGCTGTGGGCTAGGACTTCGCGAACATCAACTTTGGAAAGTTTGAGCCCGGCTCTAGCCCTGGGCTCGGGGGCCCAGCCGCAGCCGGAGCTGTACGCAAAGCAGGAggcctccccttcctcctcctcctcctccccccctccctccccgagCAGCACCCCTGGGGGGGATCTGCAACAAAAGGAGGGAGGCTTTGGGGACGCAGAGCCCAGCGCCAAAGGGAAGGATTTGCACAAAGATGCCTCGAACAATAGAGCCTCGTTAGGCCCCAGTGACCAAGCGGAGAGGCAGATTGAAGCTTTAGCCGGGCGATCTGCTTCCCAAGAGCCTGCCCCGGGCTCAGACCCTCAGCCCGCAGCTCAGGAACCGGCAGGGAGCCTCAGCCCGGAGCCCCCCGGGGACCTAGGGGAGCCCAGGAGGGAGCATTTTGACAGGCTCATCAGGCAATCCAAGCTGTGGTGTTATGCAAAAGGGTTCAGCGTGGACGGGAAAAGTTTGCGCCACGGAGGGAGGACGGAGCCTTGCAAAGCTGCAGAGCTCAAATCCCCCGGTTCCAAAAGAGCAGAGAGCCCCAGCACCTTGTCAAACAAAGCTTTGAAAGGCAATGGCTCGGAAAGGAATGCCAAGCGCAGACGCCTTGCCAGAGGCGCTGAGGCAGAAAGGCAACAGAGCTCCTCTAAAGGGAGGCCACAAAAGACTCAAAGGAGGAATGCCAAAAAGGGAAACACTCATTGCAAACGCCTCGGCAGCGCTGGGCCAACCCCGCCTAGGAATTCCTTCAGCCTCATGGGCAACTTCCCGTGTATTCCCTCCCTGGTCGTGGGGGAAGATGGGGACCTGTGTCCTGCCTCCTCCCTGGGCGTCAAAAACTCCTGGGCTCTCTCCAAAACTCACCCGCTATGGAGCTGGCACCTGGGGGGCAACGCCATCCCGGTGCCCCCCAGCCTCAAATTCCGGGGCTTTAGCTTGGAGGATCTCTAA